A window of Xylophilus sp. GW821-FHT01B05 contains these coding sequences:
- the rpoC gene encoding DNA-directed RNA polymerase subunit beta', with amino-acid sequence MKSLLDLFKQFTPDEHFDAIRIGMASPEKIRSWSFGEVKKPETINYRTFKPERDGLFCAKIFGPIKDYECLCGKYKRLKHRGVICEKCGVEVTQTKVRRERMGHIDLAAPCAHIWFLKSLPSRLGLVLDMTLRDIERVLYFEAYVVTDPGMTPLKKFGIMSEDDYDAKRKEYGDEFIAKMGAEGIKDLLEAIDIEQSIERLRGDLTGSEVKVKKNAKRLKVLEAFKKSGIKPEWMVLEVLPVLPPDLRPLVPLDGGRFATSDLNDLYRRVINRNSRLRRLLELKAPEIIARNEKRMLQEAVDSLLDNGRRGKAMTGANKRALKSLADMIKGKSGRFRQNLLGKRVDYSGRSVITVGPTLKLHQCGLPKLMALELFKPFIFSRLEAMGIATTIKAAKKEVESGTPVVWDILEEVIKEHPVMLNRAPTLHRLGIQAFEPILIEGKAIQLHPLVCAAFNADFDGDQMAVHVPLSVEAQMEARTLMLASNNVLFPASGEPSIVPSQDVVLGLYYTTRDRINGKGEGLVFSDTGEVQRAFDAGEVELTAKIAVRLTEWTKNKETGEFVPETKLVDTTAGRALLSEILPKGLPFSNINKALKKKEISKLINVSFRKCGLKETVVFADKLLQNGFRLATKAGISIAIDDMLVPPEKASIIERAEGEVKEIAQQYASGLVTAGERYNKVVDIWGKAGDEVSKVMMAQLSKQKTIDRHGKEVEQESFNSIYMMADSGARGSAAQIRQVAGMRGLMAKPDGSIIETPITANFREGLNVLEYFISTHGARKGLADTALKTANSGYLTRRLVDVTQDLVVTEDDCGTHQGSLMRAIVEGGEVIESLRDRILGRTAADDVLHPENRSVLAPAGTLLEEDLIDELEAAGVDEVKVRTALTCETRYGICAKCYGRDLGRGGQINLGEAVGVIAAQSIGEPGTQLTMRTFHIGGAASRAAVASSVEAKSNGIIGFNATMRYVSNTKGDLVVIARSGEIVIHDEHGRERERHKVPYGATLAVKADQTIKAGVILANWDPLTRPIITEFAGQVKFENVEEGLTVAKQVDDVTGLSTLVVIDPKRRGSAKVVRPQVKLIDAQGQEVKIPGTDHSVTIGFQVGALIQVRDGQDVGPGEVLARIPVEGQKTRDITGGLPRVAELFEARSPKDKGMLAEMTGTVSFGKETKGKVRLQITDPDGKVWDELIPKEKNILVHEGQVVNKGESVVDGPADPQDILRLLGIEELSRYIVDEVQDVYRLQGVKINDKHIEVIVRQMLRRVVVEAPGDSGYIGGEQVERSEMLNTNDRLRGEDKVPATYSNLLLGITKASLSTDSFISAASFQETTRVLTEAAIMGKRDELRGLKENVIVGRLIPAGTGMAYHQARKAKDQMDEAERRAITESEEAELAAAHAGDASTDTAETSEGAASAD; translated from the coding sequence ATGAAATCGCTACTCGACCTGTTCAAGCAATTCACCCCGGACGAGCATTTCGATGCCATCCGGATCGGCATGGCATCGCCCGAAAAGATCCGTTCGTGGTCCTTCGGTGAAGTCAAGAAGCCAGAGACCATCAACTACCGTACCTTCAAGCCGGAACGCGATGGCTTGTTCTGCGCCAAGATCTTCGGCCCCATCAAGGACTACGAGTGCCTGTGCGGCAAGTACAAGCGCCTGAAGCACCGCGGCGTGATCTGCGAGAAGTGCGGCGTTGAAGTCACGCAGACCAAGGTGCGCCGCGAGCGCATGGGTCACATCGACCTGGCTGCGCCTTGCGCGCACATCTGGTTCCTGAAGTCGCTGCCGTCGCGTCTGGGCCTGGTGCTCGACATGACGCTGCGCGACATCGAACGCGTGCTGTACTTCGAAGCCTACGTGGTGACCGACCCCGGCATGACCCCGCTGAAGAAGTTCGGCATCATGTCCGAGGACGACTACGACGCCAAGCGCAAGGAGTATGGCGATGAGTTCATCGCCAAGATGGGCGCCGAGGGCATCAAGGACCTGCTGGAAGCGATCGACATCGAGCAATCGATCGAGCGTTTGCGCGGCGACCTGACCGGCTCCGAAGTCAAGGTCAAGAAGAACGCCAAGCGCCTGAAGGTGCTGGAAGCCTTCAAGAAGTCGGGCATCAAGCCCGAGTGGATGGTGCTGGAGGTGCTGCCCGTGCTGCCGCCGGACCTGCGTCCGCTGGTGCCGCTGGACGGTGGCCGCTTCGCGACCTCCGACCTGAACGACCTGTATCGCCGCGTCATCAACCGCAACAGCCGTCTGCGCCGCCTGCTGGAGCTGAAGGCTCCGGAAATCATCGCGCGCAACGAAAAGCGGATGCTGCAAGAAGCCGTGGACAGCTTGCTGGACAACGGCCGCCGCGGCAAGGCCATGACGGGCGCCAACAAGCGCGCGCTCAAGTCCCTGGCCGACATGATCAAGGGCAAGAGCGGCCGCTTCCGTCAGAACTTGCTGGGCAAGCGGGTTGACTACTCCGGCCGTTCGGTGATTACCGTGGGCCCGACGCTCAAGCTGCACCAGTGCGGCCTGCCGAAGCTGATGGCGCTTGAATTGTTCAAGCCCTTCATCTTCTCGCGCCTGGAAGCCATGGGCATTGCGACCACGATCAAGGCTGCCAAGAAGGAAGTCGAATCCGGCACGCCAGTGGTCTGGGACATCCTGGAAGAGGTGATCAAGGAACACCCGGTGATGCTGAACCGTGCGCCTACGCTGCACCGTTTGGGCATCCAGGCTTTCGAGCCGATCCTGATCGAAGGCAAGGCCATCCAGCTGCATCCGCTGGTTTGCGCGGCCTTCAACGCCGACTTCGACGGCGACCAGATGGCCGTTCACGTGCCGCTGTCGGTGGAAGCGCAAATGGAAGCCCGCACGCTGATGCTGGCCTCCAACAACGTGCTGTTCCCGGCTTCGGGCGAGCCCTCCATCGTGCCGTCGCAAGACGTGGTGCTGGGCCTGTACTACACGACCCGCGACCGCATCAACGGCAAGGGCGAGGGCCTGGTCTTCTCCGACACCGGCGAAGTGCAGCGCGCATTCGACGCGGGCGAAGTCGAGCTGACGGCCAAGATCGCCGTGCGCCTGACCGAGTGGACCAAGAACAAGGAAACCGGCGAGTTCGTGCCGGAGACCAAGCTCGTGGACACCACGGCCGGCCGTGCCCTGCTGTCGGAGATCCTGCCCAAGGGCCTGCCGTTCTCCAACATCAACAAGGCGCTGAAGAAGAAGGAAATCTCCAAGCTCATCAACGTCTCGTTCCGCAAGTGCGGTCTGAAGGAGACGGTGGTCTTCGCCGACAAGCTGCTGCAGAACGGTTTCCGCCTGGCGACCAAGGCCGGTATCTCCATCGCCATCGACGACATGCTGGTGCCGCCTGAGAAGGCCAGCATCATCGAGCGCGCCGAGGGCGAGGTGAAGGAAATCGCCCAGCAGTACGCTTCCGGTCTCGTGACCGCGGGCGAACGCTACAACAAGGTGGTGGATATCTGGGGCAAGGCCGGCGACGAAGTGTCCAAGGTGATGATGGCCCAGCTGTCCAAGCAGAAGACCATCGACCGCCACGGCAAGGAAGTGGAGCAGGAGTCCTTCAACTCCATCTACATGATGGCCGACTCGGGCGCGCGGGGTTCCGCTGCCCAGATCCGTCAGGTGGCAGGTATGCGGGGCCTGATGGCCAAGCCGGACGGCTCGATCATCGAGACGCCCATTACCGCGAACTTCCGCGAAGGCCTGAACGTGTTGGAGTACTTCATCTCCACCCACGGTGCCCGTAAGGGTCTGGCCGATACGGCACTGAAGACGGCCAACTCCGGTTACCTGACGCGTCGTCTGGTGGACGTGACGCAGGATCTGGTGGTGACCGAAGACGATTGCGGTACGCACCAGGGCTCGCTGATGCGCGCCATCGTCGAAGGCGGTGAAGTCATTGAATCGCTGCGCGACCGTATCCTCGGCCGCACCGCAGCGGACGATGTGCTGCACCCGGAAAACCGTTCGGTGCTGGCACCGGCCGGCACGCTGCTGGAAGAAGACCTGATCGACGAGCTGGAAGCAGCCGGCGTCGATGAAGTCAAGGTTCGCACGGCGCTGACCTGCGAAACCCGCTACGGCATCTGCGCCAAGTGCTATGGCCGTGACTTGGGTCGCGGTGGCCAGATCAACCTCGGCGAGGCCGTGGGTGTGATCGCTGCGCAGTCGATCGGTGAGCCCGGCACGCAGCTGACCATGCGTACCTTCCACATCGGTGGCGCGGCGTCGCGCGCGGCGGTAGCGTCGAGCGTCGAGGCCAAGTCCAACGGCATCATCGGCTTCAACGCCACGATGCGCTACGTGAGCAACACCAAGGGCGACCTGGTGGTGATTGCACGTTCCGGCGAGATCGTCATCCATGACGAGCATGGCCGCGAGCGTGAACGCCACAAGGTGCCGTACGGCGCCACGCTGGCCGTCAAGGCTGACCAGACCATCAAGGCTGGCGTCATTCTTGCCAACTGGGACCCGCTGACCCGCCCGATCATCACGGAATTCGCCGGCCAGGTGAAGTTCGAGAACGTCGAAGAAGGCCTGACGGTTGCCAAGCAGGTGGACGATGTGACCGGTCTGTCGACCCTGGTCGTGATCGATCCGAAGCGTCGCGGCTCGGCCAAGGTGGTGCGTCCACAGGTCAAGCTGATCGACGCGCAGGGCCAGGAAGTCAAGATCCCTGGTACTGACCACTCGGTGACCATCGGCTTCCAGGTCGGTGCACTGATCCAGGTGCGCGATGGCCAGGACGTGGGCCCAGGCGAAGTGCTGGCCCGTATCCCGGTCGAAGGCCAGAAGACCCGCGACATTACCGGCGGTCTGCCGCGTGTGGCCGAGCTGTTCGAAGCCCGTTCGCCCAAGGACAAGGGCATGCTGGCCGAAATGACCGGTACCGTGTCGTTCGGCAAGGAAACCAAGGGCAAGGTGCGCTTGCAGATCACCGATCCGGACGGCAAGGTCTGGGATGAACTGATCCCCAAGGAAAAGAACATCCTGGTGCACGAAGGCCAAGTGGTGAACAAGGGCGAGTCCGTGGTGGACGGCCCGGCCGATCCGCAGGACATCCTGCGTCTGCTGGGCATCGAAGAGCTGTCGCGCTACATCGTCGACGAAGTGCAGGACGTCTACCGCCTCCAAGGCGTGAAGATCAACGACAAGCACATCGAAGTGATCGTGCGCCAGATGCTGCGCCGTGTCGTGGTCGAAGCGCCGGGCGATTCCGGCTACATAGGCGGCGAACAGGTCGAGCGTTCGGAAATGCTCAACACCAACGACCGTCTGCGTGGTGAAGACAAGGTGCCGGCTACCTACAGCAACCTGCTGCTGGGTATTACCAAGGCATCGCTGTCGACCGACTCGTTCATCTCTGCCGCGTCCTTCCAGGAAACCACGCGCGTGCTGACCGAAGCGGCCATCATGGGCAAGCGCGACGAGCTGCGTGGCCTGAAGGAAAACGTCATCGTCGGTCGCCTGATTCCCGCAGGTACCGGCATGGCCTACCACCAGGCGCGCAAGGCCAAGGACCAGATGGACGAGGCCGAACGCCGCGCCATCACCGAGTCGGAAGAAGCCGAGCTGGCTGCCGCGCATGCGGGTGACGCTTCGACCGATACGGCCGAGACCAGCGAAGGAGCGGCCTCGGCCGACTAA
- the rpoB gene encoding DNA-directed RNA polymerase subunit beta translates to MAYSYTERKRIRKSFGSRDSVLEVPYLLQMQKDAYTAFLQANVGPRKRTVEGLQAAFDAAFPIVSHNGFVEMKFVEYNLAKPAFDVRECQTRGLTFASAVRAKVQLIIYDRESSTSQSKVVKEVKEQEVYMGEVPLMTDKGSFIINGTERVIVSQLHRSPGVFFEHDKGKTHSSGKLLFSARVIPYRGSWLDFEFDPKDILYFRVDRRRKMPVTILLKAIGLNPESILANFFVNDNFRLMDSGAQMEFVSERLRGEVARFDLTDKSGKVVVAKDKRVTARHTRELEQGGTTHISVPEDFLIGRVVAKNIVDGDTGEIIAKANDELTEVLLKKLRSSGVQDLQVIYTNELDQGAYISQTLRSDETVDEFAARVAIYRMMRPGEPPTEDAVQALFQRLFYNPDTYDLSRVGRMKFNAKIGREESTGPMVLTNEDILAVVKILVDLRNGNGEVDDIDHLGNRRVRCVGELAENQYRTGLARIEKAVKERLGQAEQEPLMPHDLINSKPISAALKEFFGASQLSQFMDQTNPLAEITHKRRVSALGPGGLTRERAGFEVRDVHVTHYGRVCPIETPEGPNIGLINSLALYARLNEYGFIETPYRRVVDAKVTDQIDYLSAIEEGKYVIAQANAVLDKDGRLTGELVSARESGESVLVGADRIQYMDVSPAQIVSVAASLVPFLEHDDANRALMGANMSRQAVPVLRPEKPMVGTGIERVAAVDSGTVVTASRGGVVDYVDATRIVIRVNDAEAVAGEVGVDIYNLIKYQRSNQNTNIHQRPIVQKGDKLEKGDVIADGASTDLGEIAIGQNMLIAFMPWNGYNFEDSILISERVVAEDRYTSIHIEELVVMARDTKLGAEEITRDIPNLSEQQLNRLDESGIIYVGAEVQPGDTLVGKVTPKGETTLTPEEKLLRAIFGEKASDVKDTSLRVDQGSQGTVIDVQVFTREGITRDKRAQQIIDDELKRFRLDLNDQLRIVEADAFDRIEKLLTGKVANGGPNKLSKGTKLDKAYLSSVEKFHWFDIRPAEDEVATQLESIKNSLEQTRHSFDLAFEEKRKKLTQGDELPAGVLKMVKVYLAVKRRLQPGDKMAGRHGNKGVVSKIVPVEDMPYMADGTPCDICLNPLGVPSRMNVGQVLEVHLGWAGKGIGQRIGDMLQAEAKVAELRKFLEQLYNTSGRSEDLAKLSDEDVLSMADNLTKGATFATPVFDGASEEDIRTMLKLAYPDDIAKAKGLTDTRTQAYLIDGRSGEPFERPTTVGYMHFLKLHHLVDDKMHARSTGPYSLVTQQPLGGKAQFGGQRFGEMEVWALEAYGASYVLQEMLTVKSDDVVGRTKVYESIVKGEHAIEAGMPESFNVLVKEIRSLGLDIELERS, encoded by the coding sequence ATGGCCTATTCCTACACCGAACGCAAGCGCATCCGCAAAAGCTTCGGCAGCCGCGACAGCGTGCTGGAAGTTCCCTACCTGCTGCAGATGCAGAAGGACGCGTACACCGCATTCCTGCAGGCCAATGTTGGCCCGAGGAAGCGTACCGTCGAAGGCTTGCAGGCCGCATTTGACGCTGCCTTCCCGATCGTCTCCCACAACGGCTTCGTGGAGATGAAGTTCGTTGAGTACAACCTGGCCAAACCCGCGTTTGATGTGCGCGAGTGCCAGACGCGTGGCCTGACCTTCGCCTCGGCCGTGCGTGCCAAGGTGCAGCTCATCATTTATGACCGTGAATCCTCCACCTCGCAGTCGAAGGTGGTCAAGGAAGTGAAGGAGCAAGAGGTCTACATGGGCGAAGTGCCGCTCATGACGGACAAGGGCTCGTTCATCATCAACGGTACCGAGCGCGTGATCGTCTCGCAGCTGCACCGTTCGCCGGGCGTGTTCTTTGAGCACGACAAGGGCAAGACCCACAGTTCGGGCAAGCTGCTGTTCTCCGCGCGCGTGATTCCCTACCGGGGCTCGTGGCTGGATTTCGAGTTTGACCCGAAGGACATCCTGTACTTCCGCGTCGACCGCCGCCGCAAGATGCCGGTCACGATCCTGCTGAAGGCGATTGGCCTGAATCCGGAATCGATCCTGGCGAACTTCTTCGTCAACGACAATTTCCGTCTGATGGACAGCGGCGCGCAGATGGAGTTCGTGTCCGAGCGCCTGCGTGGCGAAGTTGCGCGCTTTGACCTGACCGACAAGTCCGGCAAGGTTGTTGTGGCCAAGGACAAGCGCGTGACCGCGCGTCACACCCGCGAGCTGGAGCAGGGCGGTACCACCCACATCAGCGTGCCGGAAGACTTCCTGATCGGCCGCGTGGTAGCCAAGAACATTGTCGACGGCGACACCGGCGAGATCATCGCCAAGGCCAACGACGAGTTGACCGAAGTGCTGCTGAAGAAGCTGCGCAGCTCCGGCGTGCAGGACCTCCAGGTCATCTACACCAACGAGCTGGACCAAGGCGCCTACATCTCGCAGACCCTGCGCAGCGATGAAACGGTGGACGAGTTCGCCGCGCGCGTGGCCATCTACCGCATGATGCGCCCTGGCGAGCCGCCAACGGAAGACGCAGTGCAGGCTCTGTTCCAGCGCCTGTTCTACAACCCGGACACCTACGATCTGTCGCGTGTCGGCCGCATGAAGTTCAACGCCAAGATCGGCCGCGAAGAATCCACCGGCCCGATGGTGCTGACCAACGAGGACATCCTCGCGGTCGTGAAGATCCTGGTGGACCTGCGCAACGGCAATGGCGAAGTCGACGATATCGACCACCTTGGCAACCGCCGTGTGCGTTGCGTCGGCGAACTGGCCGAAAACCAGTACCGCACCGGCCTGGCCCGTATCGAAAAGGCTGTGAAGGAACGTCTGGGCCAAGCGGAGCAAGAGCCGCTGATGCCGCACGACCTGATCAACTCCAAGCCGATTTCCGCGGCGCTCAAGGAGTTCTTCGGTGCCTCGCAGCTGTCGCAGTTCATGGACCAGACCAACCCGCTGGCCGAAATCACCCACAAGCGCCGTGTCTCGGCTCTTGGCCCGGGCGGTTTGACCCGCGAACGTGCTGGCTTCGAAGTGCGCGACGTGCACGTGACCCATTACGGCCGCGTCTGCCCGATCGAAACCCCTGAAGGCCCGAACATCGGCCTGATCAATTCGCTGGCCCTGTACGCCCGCCTGAACGAATACGGCTTCATCGAAACGCCGTACCGTCGCGTGGTGGACGCCAAGGTCACCGACCAGATCGACTACCTGTCGGCTATCGAAGAGGGCAAGTACGTCATCGCGCAGGCAAATGCCGTGCTCGACAAGGACGGCCGCCTGACCGGCGAGCTGGTGTCCGCGCGTGAAAGCGGCGAATCGGTACTCGTTGGCGCAGACCGCATCCAGTACATGGACGTATCGCCCGCGCAGATCGTGTCGGTTGCCGCGTCGCTGGTGCCCTTCCTTGAGCACGATGATGCGAACCGCGCGCTGATGGGCGCCAACATGTCGCGCCAGGCCGTGCCTGTGCTGCGCCCCGAAAAGCCCATGGTCGGCACCGGAATCGAGCGCGTTGCTGCGGTCGATTCCGGCACGGTCGTGACGGCCAGCCGCGGTGGCGTGGTGGACTACGTCGATGCCACCCGCATCGTGATCCGCGTGAATGACGCGGAAGCGGTTGCCGGTGAAGTCGGTGTGGACATCTACAACCTGATCAAGTATCAGCGTTCCAACCAAAACACCAACATCCACCAGCGTCCCATCGTCCAGAAGGGCGACAAGCTGGAAAAGGGTGATGTGATCGCCGACGGCGCATCGACTGACTTGGGCGAAATCGCCATCGGCCAGAACATGCTGATCGCGTTCATGCCCTGGAACGGCTACAACTTCGAAGACTCGATCCTGATCAGCGAACGCGTCGTCGCCGAAGACCGCTACACCTCGATCCACATCGAGGAACTGGTGGTGATGGCTCGCGACACCAAGCTTGGTGCCGAAGAAATCACGCGCGACATCCCGAACCTGTCCGAGCAGCAACTCAACCGCCTCGACGAATCCGGCATCATTTATGTCGGTGCCGAAGTGCAGCCGGGCGACACGCTGGTGGGCAAGGTCACGCCTAAGGGCGAGACCACGCTGACGCCGGAAGAGAAGCTGCTGCGCGCCATCTTCGGCGAGAAGGCTTCCGACGTGAAGGACACCTCGCTGCGTGTGGACCAGGGCTCGCAAGGCACCGTGATCGACGTGCAGGTGTTCACCCGTGAAGGCATCACCCGCGACAAGCGCGCTCAGCAGATCATCGACGATGAACTCAAGCGCTTCCGCCTGGACCTGAACGACCAGCTGCGCATCGTCGAGGCCGACGCCTTCGACCGTATCGAGAAGCTGCTGACCGGCAAGGTTGCCAATGGTGGCCCGAACAAGCTGTCCAAGGGCACCAAGCTCGACAAGGCCTACCTGTCGTCGGTGGAGAAATTCCACTGGTTCGACATCCGCCCGGCAGAAGACGAAGTCGCGACCCAGCTCGAGTCGATCAAGAACTCGCTGGAACAAACCCGCCACAGCTTTGACCTGGCTTTTGAAGAAAAGCGCAAGAAGCTCACGCAAGGTGACGAGCTGCCAGCTGGCGTGCTGAAGATGGTCAAGGTTTACCTGGCCGTCAAGCGTCGTCTGCAGCCTGGCGACAAGATGGCCGGCCGTCACGGTAACAAGGGTGTGGTGTCCAAGATCGTTCCGGTCGAAGACATGCCCTACATGGCCGACGGTACGCCGTGCGACATCTGCCTGAACCCGCTGGGCGTGCCTTCGCGGATGAACGTCGGTCAGGTGCTGGAAGTGCATCTGGGCTGGGCTGGCAAGGGCATTGGCCAACGCATTGGCGACATGCTGCAAGCCGAAGCCAAGGTGGCTGAACTGCGCAAGTTCCTGGAACAGCTCTACAACACCTCGGGCCGTTCGGAAGATCTGGCCAAGCTCAGCGACGAGGACGTGCTGTCCATGGCGGACAACCTGACCAAGGGCGCGACCTTTGCTACGCCGGTGTTCGACGGTGCTTCGGAAGAAGACATCCGCACCATGCTCAAGCTGGCCTATCCGGACGATATCGCCAAGGCCAAGGGCCTGACCGATACCCGTACCCAGGCTTACCTGATCGACGGCCGCAGCGGTGAGCCGTTCGAGCGCCCAACCACGGTTGGCTACATGCACTTCTTGAAGCTGCACCATTTGGTGGACGACAAGATGCACGCACGCTCGACCGGTCCGTACTCCCTGGTGACCCAGCAACCGCTGGGCGGCAAGGCGCAGTTCGGTGGCCAGCGTTTCGGGGAAATGGAAGTGTGGGCGCTGGAAGCCTATGGCGCTTCCTACGTGCTGCAGGAAATGCTGACCGTGAAGTCCGACGACGTGGTGGGCCGTACCAAGGTGTACGAATCCATCGTCAAGGGCGAACACGCGATCGAGGCAGGTATGCCGGAATCGTTCAATGTGCTGGTCAAGGAAATCCGTTCCCTGGGCCTGGACATTGAGCTGGAACGTTCTTAA
- the rplL gene encoding 50S ribosomal protein L7/L12 has protein sequence MAFDKDAFLTALDSMTVLELNDLVKAIEEKFGVSAAAMSAPAAGGGAAAPAAEEKTEFNVVLTEAGANKVSVIKAVREITGLGLKEAKDLVDGAPKNVKEGVSKADADAAKKKLEEAGAKVELK, from the coding sequence ATGGCATTCGATAAAGACGCATTCCTGACCGCGCTCGACAGCATGACGGTCCTCGAACTCAACGACCTGGTCAAGGCCATCGAAGAGAAGTTCGGCGTGTCCGCCGCTGCAATGTCGGCTCCCGCTGCTGGCGGCGGCGCTGCTGCTCCGGCTGCTGAAGAAAAGACCGAATTCAATGTGGTCCTGACCGAAGCCGGCGCCAACAAGGTGTCCGTCATCAAGGCTGTGCGCGAAATCACCGGCCTGGGCCTCAAGGAAGCCAAGGACCTGGTCGACGGCGCTCCGAAGAACGTCAAGGAAGGCGTCTCCAAGGCTGATGCAGACGCAGCCAAGAAGAAGCTCGAAGAAGCAGGTGCCAAGGTCGAACTCAAGTAA
- the rplJ gene encoding 50S ribosomal protein L10, protein MSLNRSEKEAVISDVTSLAAKAQTLVIAEYRGITVADMTKLRNDARSKGVSLSVLKNTLARRAVAGSAFDVVADQMTGPLIYGFSEDAVAAAKVVADFAKTNDKLVIRGGAFGGKALDVNGVKQLANIPSKEVLLAQLLGLMQSPISRTARVLAALAEKRGEGQAAPAAEPEVAAA, encoded by the coding sequence TTGAGTCTTAATCGCAGTGAGAAAGAAGCGGTCATCAGTGATGTGACCAGCCTCGCCGCTAAAGCTCAAACGCTCGTGATCGCGGAATACCGTGGCATCACGGTCGCCGACATGACGAAACTGCGCAACGATGCGCGCAGCAAGGGTGTTTCCCTGAGTGTTCTGAAGAACACTCTGGCACGCCGTGCTGTCGCAGGTAGCGCGTTCGACGTGGTGGCTGACCAGATGACCGGCCCGCTGATCTATGGCTTCTCCGAAGACGCTGTGGCCGCCGCTAAGGTGGTGGCCGATTTCGCGAAAACCAACGACAAGCTGGTGATTCGCGGTGGCGCTTTCGGTGGCAAAGCCCTGGACGTGAACGGCGTTAAGCAACTGGCCAACATCCCTTCCAAGGAAGTGCTGCTGGCCCAGCTGCTGGGCTTGATGCAATCCCCGATCTCGCGGACCGCACGTGTGCTGGCCGCGCTGGCGGAAAAACGTGGCGAAGGCCAGGCTGCACCGGCAGCCGAGCCCGAAGTCGCCGCGGCTTAA
- the rplA gene encoding 50S ribosomal protein L1 translates to MSKLTKKQKALQGKVESTKLYAFADALAIVKEAATAKFDESIDVAVQLGIDAKKSDQVVRGAVVLPNGTGKTTRVAVFAQGAKAEEAKAAGADIVGMDDLAAMVKAGDMPFDIVIAAPDAMRVVGTLGQILGPRGLMPNPKVGTVTPDVATAVKNAKAGQVQYRVDKAGIIHSTIGRRSFDSDKLQGNLVALIEALNKSKPATSKGVYLRKVAVSSTMGVGVRVDTQTISA, encoded by the coding sequence ATGAGCAAGCTCACCAAGAAGCAAAAGGCCCTGCAAGGCAAGGTCGAGTCGACCAAGCTGTATGCTTTCGCCGATGCGCTCGCCATCGTCAAGGAAGCTGCTACCGCCAAGTTCGATGAGTCCATCGACGTGGCCGTGCAACTCGGCATCGACGCGAAGAAGTCTGACCAAGTCGTGCGTGGCGCCGTTGTGCTGCCCAACGGCACCGGCAAGACCACGCGCGTGGCCGTGTTCGCCCAGGGCGCCAAGGCTGAAGAAGCCAAGGCCGCCGGCGCCGACATCGTCGGTATGGACGACCTGGCTGCCATGGTGAAGGCGGGCGACATGCCCTTCGACATCGTGATCGCCGCCCCGGACGCCATGCGCGTCGTCGGTACGCTGGGCCAGATCCTCGGCCCGCGCGGCCTGATGCCTAACCCCAAGGTTGGCACCGTGACCCCTGATGTCGCCACGGCCGTGAAGAACGCCAAGGCTGGCCAGGTGCAGTACCGTGTCGACAAGGCCGGCATCATCCACAGCACGATCGGCCGTCGCTCGTTCGACTCCGACAAGCTGCAGGGCAACCTGGTGGCACTGATCGAAGCCCTGAACAAGTCCAAGCCGGCAACCAGCAAGGGTGTTTACCTGCGCAAGGTGGCGGTGTCCTCGACGATGGGTGTGGGCGTGCGCGTCGATACCCAGACCATCTCGGCGTGA
- the rplK gene encoding 50S ribosomal protein L11 codes for MAKKIVGFVKLQVPAGKANPSPPIGPALGQRGLNIMEFCKAFNAQTQGVEPGLPLPVVITAFADKSFTFIIKTPPATTLIKKAIKLDKGSAKPHTDKVGKITRAQLEEIAKTKMKDMNAASVDAAVRTLAGSARSMGVNVEGL; via the coding sequence ATGGCGAAAAAAATCGTCGGTTTTGTCAAGCTGCAAGTTCCAGCTGGCAAGGCTAATCCATCGCCCCCGATCGGCCCTGCGCTCGGTCAACGTGGCCTCAACATCATGGAGTTCTGCAAGGCGTTCAACGCGCAGACTCAAGGTGTCGAGCCGGGCCTGCCGCTGCCGGTGGTCATCACCGCGTTCGCGGACAAGAGCTTCACCTTCATCATCAAGACGCCTCCGGCGACGACCTTGATCAAGAAGGCCATCAAGCTCGACAAGGGTTCGGCCAAGCCGCACACCGACAAGGTCGGCAAGATCACGCGCGCACAGCTCGAAGAGATCGCCAAGACCAAGATGAAAGACATGAACGCTGCTAGCGTGGACGCTGCCGTGCGTACGCTGGCAGGTTCGGCCCGCTCGATGGGCGTGAATGTGGAGGGTCTGTAA